Proteins found in one Fibrobacter sp. genomic segment:
- a CDS encoding AAA family ATPase: MENTNICETTAEFYSLLREMRGISPIAEKMHNLLCDLQQRPHLSGDAQKVLYIYLSLLEDGNTRIPLDSERLFAKWKQKWDGLVVQAESRDTLKGIKRQEPYAAAEIFSSVIRNGVKDLLSGNYAQIVGKESTPLCIQQTTNGCYLISAKHLEDKGHIENIFKSGFFKEVTLGSNDGEQTKQFVQGLLREGSPIVFDDRQIEVITRGAKQNLIITGGPGTGKTTVIGFLLWKLFECDANYLNWDLYMAAPSGKAADRLAESMEDTLREISDSKKKEHPRILEKLTKASSSTLHRLLKYSIAKGGFTFNSGNPLPEQAIYIIDEASMIDISLFAAFLQALPPSGNFKLFILGDPNQLPSVDAGAVLGNILEFNRNFVVKLTRSNRFGDDSKIGILAGKIKRGEIVPFEASSFEPHMRYWEQADSIYMLDLNQGKTLSRREELRAVESLVCKWTKKFYSPLMELAQSVNPDIAADCIPPEQLEIRNQLWELANRSRILSAERRGNRGVETLNQIVSETLTQAVAPKFVGQILIFNRNQSEFELYNGDTGIVVQSARHDQLFLMLKKKSQFVFYPLSYFPEDCLDPSFAITIHKSQGSGYPNIMMFLPTRKGHPLLNRQILYTGVTRTKKQSLTIIATPETFKAACETVIERDTGIEIQ, from the coding sequence ATGGAAAATACGAACATCTGCGAAACTACAGCTGAGTTTTACTCCTTGCTCCGCGAAATGCGCGGAATTTCCCCTATCGCCGAAAAAATGCACAATCTGCTCTGCGACCTGCAGCAAAGACCGCACCTTTCGGGCGACGCGCAGAAAGTACTATACATCTACCTCTCCCTGCTGGAAGACGGCAACACCCGTATCCCCCTCGATTCCGAACGCCTTTTCGCCAAATGGAAACAAAAATGGGATGGTCTCGTTGTGCAAGCAGAAAGCCGGGATACGTTGAAAGGCATCAAGCGGCAGGAACCTTACGCGGCGGCGGAAATCTTTTCGTCAGTCATCAGGAATGGCGTGAAGGACTTGCTTTCGGGGAACTATGCGCAAATTGTTGGAAAGGAATCAACTCCCCTATGCATTCAGCAAACGACCAATGGCTGTTATCTCATTTCGGCCAAGCACCTTGAAGACAAAGGCCATATCGAAAACATCTTCAAGTCGGGATTCTTTAAGGAAGTTACACTTGGTAGCAACGACGGGGAACAGACAAAGCAATTCGTTCAGGGGCTTTTGCGCGAAGGTTCCCCTATTGTTTTTGACGACCGTCAAATCGAAGTTATCACCCGAGGCGCAAAGCAGAATCTGATTATTACGGGCGGTCCCGGCACTGGAAAGACAACCGTTATCGGTTTTTTGCTGTGGAAACTCTTTGAATGTGACGCCAATTACCTAAACTGGGATTTGTACATGGCGGCCCCCAGCGGCAAGGCAGCGGACCGTCTCGCCGAAAGCATGGAAGATACCCTGCGCGAAATTTCGGATTCGAAAAAGAAGGAACACCCCCGCATTTTAGAAAAATTGACAAAGGCTTCGAGCAGTACACTCCATAGGCTCTTGAAATACAGTATTGCAAAGGGCGGATTCACATTCAATTCTGGCAATCCGCTTCCTGAGCAGGCCATCTACATCATTGACGAAGCCAGCATGATTGACATCTCGCTCTTTGCCGCCTTCCTCCAGGCTCTCCCCCCCAGCGGGAACTTCAAGCTGTTCATCCTTGGAGACCCGAACCAGCTACCCTCCGTCGATGCAGGCGCGGTACTTGGAAACATCCTGGAATTCAACCGCAATTTCGTGGTCAAGCTCACCCGTTCCAATCGTTTCGGCGACGATTCTAAAATAGGCATACTCGCCGGAAAAATCAAGCGGGGCGAAATAGTCCCGTTCGAAGCATCTTCATTTGAACCACACATGCGCTATTGGGAACAAGCCGACAGCATCTACATGCTTGACCTGAATCAGGGAAAAACCCTCTCCCGCAGAGAGGAACTCCGGGCAGTCGAAAGCCTTGTCTGCAAGTGGACAAAAAAATTCTACTCACCGCTTATGGAACTTGCCCAGTCCGTAAACCCGGACATCGCTGCAGATTGCATTCCTCCCGAGCAACTTGAAATCCGGAACCAGTTATGGGAATTGGCCAATCGGTCACGCATCCTATCGGCAGAACGGCGAGGAAACCGGGGCGTTGAAACATTGAACCAAATCGTCTCGGAAACGCTTACCCAGGCTGTGGCCCCCAAGTTCGTGGGACAAATCCTGATATTTAATCGCAACCAGAGCGAATTTGAACTGTACAACGGCGACACGGGAATCGTGGTGCAGTCCGCGAGACATGACCAGCTTTTCTTGATGCTCAAGAAAAAATCCCAGTTTGTATTCTACCCGCTCTCCTATTTCCCAGAAGATTGCCTAGACCCCTCCTTCGCGATTACCATCCACAAATCCCAGGGATCCGGCTACCCGAACATCATGATGTTCCTGCCTACGCGAAAGGGACATCCGTTATTGAATCGCCAGATTCTTTATACGGGTGTGACTCGTACAAAAAAACAGAGCCTGACCATCATCGCCACCCCCGAAACCTTTAAGGCCGCCTGCGAGACGGTCATCGAACGCGATACAGGTATAGAAATCCAGTAG
- a CDS encoding EAL domain-containing protein, whose amino-acid sequence MNDGIKTRIDSLFDAFSVLANGAYTYVTHIESGITRWSKDAVDYFGLPSEYMKDALLVWMRNIHPEDLPAFKESVKNVYDRNAGNHHEQYRIKTKNGRYIVCTCRGVLVRDENGTPEFFSGTIRNNDALSYFDDVSNSRSLYGFMDDLRSSTWKGEKIQIMMLGLLDFSHLNEIYGYTFGNRVLQEFAKMIKVEAFDMGEWYRMDGTKFAIVCKNATSEDLKNLYKRIQYNCIHDLIVDGQHVVLSFVAGAINLERFDVSVETVYSCLRFAYYESKINHLGELYVLKNSVSEDKRFAIERLNVIRNSIVNNCEGFFLCYQPIVDAETEMITGAESLIRWKNDEYGIVSPLEFVEVLERDNLFPELGRWILRTALKDAKRFLRRYPGFVVNVNLSYTQLENRDFVEDVLAILKETGYPPQNLCLEITERCRMLDISLLKEIFTALREHGVKVALDDFGTGFSSLGILRELPVSTVKIDRSFVINIEKDSSDQNTVRFISELANSFSSSVTAEGIETAEMRDYLLLFKIKNLQGYYYSKPLPVKDFMEKYIEA is encoded by the coding sequence ATGAACGATGGTATAAAAACGCGGATAGATTCCCTGTTCGACGCCTTCTCCGTGCTGGCCAATGGAGCCTACACCTATGTGACCCATATCGAATCGGGGATAACCAGGTGGTCCAAGGATGCCGTTGATTATTTCGGCTTGCCTTCTGAATACATGAAGGACGCGCTCCTTGTTTGGATGAGGAATATACATCCGGAAGACTTGCCTGCATTCAAGGAAAGCGTGAAAAATGTTTATGACCGGAATGCGGGTAATCACCATGAGCAGTATCGTATCAAAACCAAGAACGGTCGCTACATCGTGTGTACCTGCCGGGGAGTGCTCGTTAGGGACGAGAACGGGACTCCCGAATTCTTTAGCGGAACAATCAGGAATAACGATGCCCTGAGCTATTTCGACGATGTGTCCAATTCCCGGAGCCTTTACGGCTTTATGGACGATTTGCGTTCTTCGACCTGGAAGGGCGAGAAAATCCAGATTATGATGCTGGGGCTTTTGGATTTTTCGCACCTGAATGAAATTTACGGCTACACCTTCGGGAACCGGGTGCTGCAGGAATTCGCCAAGATGATCAAGGTGGAAGCTTTTGATATGGGAGAGTGGTACCGCATGGACGGCACCAAGTTTGCCATCGTGTGCAAGAACGCCACCTCCGAAGACCTCAAGAATCTTTACAAGCGAATACAGTATAATTGCATTCACGACCTGATAGTGGACGGCCAGCATGTGGTGCTTTCTTTTGTGGCGGGCGCCATCAACCTGGAACGGTTTGACGTGTCTGTAGAAACGGTTTATTCGTGTCTCCGTTTCGCCTATTATGAGTCCAAGATTAACCATCTGGGCGAACTCTATGTGCTTAAGAACAGCGTCAGCGAAGACAAACGTTTTGCCATTGAGCGCCTGAACGTTATCCGCAATAGTATCGTGAACAACTGCGAGGGATTTTTCCTCTGTTACCAGCCTATCGTAGATGCAGAAACCGAGATGATTACCGGAGCGGAATCCCTGATCCGCTGGAAAAATGACGAATATGGAATCGTGTCTCCGCTAGAATTCGTGGAGGTGCTGGAGCGTGACAATCTTTTCCCGGAACTTGGCCGGTGGATTTTGCGCACGGCGCTGAAAGATGCGAAGAGGTTCCTTAGGCGTTATCCGGGATTCGTGGTGAACGTGAACCTGTCCTATACCCAGCTGGAAAATCGTGATTTTGTAGAAGACGTGCTGGCCATTCTCAAGGAGACGGGGTATCCGCCCCAGAATCTCTGCCTTGAAATTACGGAGCGCTGCCGTATGCTAGACATTTCGCTCTTGAAGGAGATATTTACGGCCCTTCGGGAGCATGGCGTCAAGGTGGCTCTGGACGATTTCGGCACGGGGTTCAGTTCCCTCGGAATCTTGCGGGAACTGCCCGTATCTACGGTGAAAATTGATCGGAGCTTTGTCATAAACATAGAGAAGGATTCTTCGGACCAGAACACGGTGCGGTTCATTTCGGAGCTGGCCAATTCCTTCTCCTCGTCGGTGACGGCAGAAGGTATCGAGACTGCCGAAATGCGGGATTACTTGCTCCTTTTCAAGATCAAGAACTTGCAGGGGTATTACTATTCCAAGCCGCTTCCGGTGAAGGATTTTATGGAAAAGTATATCGAGGCTTAA
- a CDS encoding GGDEF domain-containing protein, which translates to MPGGSEMKQFQFDYHSITSLTRDLEKVRLWYKSKSCSNVVFQIYSDSLDRGQMELVSNVITRTIPHAICMGCSTNGNIVEGRLSSATISIVCTILEKPTTKVKLLQYTLNGETALEVVENIKREVRENSWVKGVELQLTIRGMSLSPLCDALHDVDESIAIFGGGAFNPDLSKNDACVFSNVGGYSERGILVLLIGGEDLHIYTTHIAGWKPLGREFLVTKAQNALLFELDGKPAYEIYYRYLKILNDEHFFANTLEFPFFYKHNGIDILRAPVHCNEDGTLVMTSDIDENVKARLAYGDPWTILDCIRKDGKKIGEFKPDIIKVFSCAARRSFWGKEEISNETLPFQSIAPTSGFYTAGEFLRTNGFVNQHNVTLVIAAMREGDGDDSHKFDMAEDSFSGQVSMINRLATFIDAATQELAQANAKLSLMAITDPLSHLFNRGEIQRCIKECIAEKTPACLVMMDIDDFKKINDTYGHKEGDNVIIGISNVLKKTVDETGLSEIDSSDYRVMEDDDDFDETSRGLRESILTVKSPIGRWGGEEFMVLLRETPIEKALDFAEKVRKAFNEMEFEKAGHRSVSVGVVKIQEGESADSAYVRVDQALYKAKENGRNQVFYAQGGER; encoded by the coding sequence TTGCCCGGCGGTAGCGAGATGAAACAGTTCCAGTTTGATTACCACAGTATCACGTCCCTGACTCGGGATCTCGAAAAGGTTCGCCTTTGGTACAAGTCAAAGAGCTGTTCTAATGTTGTTTTCCAGATATATTCCGATTCCCTGGACCGGGGGCAGATGGAACTGGTCAGCAATGTCATCACAAGGACCATCCCCCACGCCATCTGCATGGGTTGCTCCACCAATGGAAACATCGTAGAAGGGAGGCTTTCCTCTGCTACCATATCCATTGTCTGTACCATCTTGGAAAAGCCCACTACGAAGGTGAAGCTTCTGCAGTACACCCTGAATGGCGAAACGGCGCTGGAGGTGGTGGAAAATATCAAGCGGGAAGTCCGGGAAAACTCCTGGGTCAAGGGGGTGGAGCTGCAACTGACTATTCGGGGCATGTCCCTGTCGCCTCTTTGCGATGCACTGCACGATGTAGATGAGTCAATTGCCATTTTTGGCGGAGGTGCCTTTAACCCGGACCTGTCCAAGAACGATGCCTGCGTCTTTTCGAATGTAGGGGGGTATTCGGAACGGGGAATCCTTGTCCTTTTGATAGGAGGCGAAGACTTACATATCTACACCACGCATATCGCTGGCTGGAAACCCCTCGGCAGGGAGTTCCTGGTAACAAAGGCGCAAAATGCCCTGCTGTTTGAACTGGACGGCAAGCCCGCTTACGAAATCTATTACCGCTATTTGAAAATCTTGAATGACGAACATTTTTTCGCCAATACGCTGGAATTCCCCTTCTTTTACAAGCACAACGGCATAGATATTCTCCGGGCCCCTGTTCATTGCAACGAAGACGGCACTCTGGTTATGACGTCGGACATTGACGAGAATGTCAAGGCCCGCCTTGCCTATGGCGACCCCTGGACAATCTTGGACTGTATTCGCAAGGATGGTAAAAAAATAGGGGAGTTCAAGCCCGATATCATCAAGGTCTTTTCCTGTGCGGCCCGTCGTTCTTTTTGGGGAAAAGAAGAAATCAGCAACGAAACTCTTCCGTTTCAGAGTATCGCCCCTACATCGGGCTTTTACACCGCCGGCGAATTTTTGAGGACTAACGGTTTTGTAAACCAGCACAACGTGACGCTGGTGATTGCCGCCATGCGTGAAGGCGATGGCGACGATAGTCACAAGTTTGATATGGCGGAGGACTCGTTCTCGGGCCAGGTTTCCATGATTAACCGCCTTGCCACCTTTATCGATGCTGCCACTCAGGAACTGGCGCAGGCAAATGCGAAGCTGTCCCTGATGGCCATTACGGACCCCCTTTCGCACTTGTTCAACCGTGGTGAAATCCAGCGCTGCATCAAGGAATGTATAGCGGAGAAAACGCCTGCGTGCCTTGTGATGATGGATATTGACGATTTCAAGAAGATTAACGATACCTACGGCCACAAGGAGGGGGACAACGTCATTATCGGCATCTCCAACGTCTTGAAAAAGACGGTGGATGAAACGGGGCTTTCGGAAATAGACTCGTCGGATTACAGGGTGATGGAGGACGACGATGATTTTGATGAAACCAGCCGTGGACTGCGGGAATCGATTTTAACGGTGAAATCGCCTATTGGTCGTTGGGGCGGCGAAGAATTTATGGTGCTTTTGCGTGAGACGCCTATTGAAAAGGCTCTTGATTTTGCAGAAAAAGTTCGCAAGGCCTTCAATGAAATGGAGTTCGAAAAGGCGGGTCACCGTAGCGTAAGCGTTGGCGTGGTGAAAATCCAGGAGGGCGAATCTGCCGACTCGGCCTATGTCCGTGTGGACCAGGCCCTTTACAAGGCCAAGGAAAATGGACGAAACCAGGTGTTTTACGCACAAGGAGGCGAAAGATGA